The following coding sequences lie in one Synechococcus sp. CC9902 genomic window:
- the cysE gene encoding serine O-acetyltransferase, protein MLDQIRADLAIIRERDPAARGWVEMLCCYPGLHAISLHRFSHRLWRSRLPLKLLARCISQVGRALTGIEIHPGARIGTSVFIDHGMGVVIGETAEIGHRCLLYQGVTLGGTGKDHGKRHPTLGENVVVGAGAKVLGAITIGPNTRIGAGSVVVRDVEEDSTVVGIPGRVIHQSGVRINPLAHSALPDAEANVIRNLMERIDELENTVNALRSCLDDVATDCALQDDRGGEAQSLKDREILEFLGESS, encoded by the coding sequence ATGCTTGATCAGATCCGAGCCGATCTCGCCATCATTCGCGAGCGCGACCCGGCTGCTCGCGGTTGGGTGGAGATGCTGTGCTGCTATCCAGGCCTCCACGCCATCAGCCTGCACCGCTTCAGCCATCGGCTTTGGCGCAGCCGCTTGCCGCTCAAGCTCCTGGCACGCTGCATCAGCCAAGTGGGGCGTGCACTCACCGGCATTGAAATTCATCCCGGCGCCCGCATCGGCACAAGCGTGTTCATCGACCACGGCATGGGTGTGGTGATCGGGGAAACCGCCGAAATCGGACACCGCTGCTTGTTGTATCAAGGCGTCACCCTGGGGGGCACCGGCAAAGACCACGGCAAACGCCATCCCACGCTGGGGGAAAACGTTGTGGTGGGGGCCGGAGCCAAGGTGCTGGGGGCGATCACCATCGGACCCAACACGCGCATTGGAGCTGGATCCGTAGTGGTGCGCGATGTGGAAGAAGATTCCACCGTGGTGGGCATTCCCGGCCGGGTGATCCACCAAAGCGGCGTCCGCATCAACCCCCTGGCCCATTCCGCCCTCCCCGATGCGGAGGCGAATGTGATCCGCAACCTGATGGAGCGCATCGACGAGCTGGAGAACACGGTGAACGCACTCCGGAGCTGCCTCGATGACGTGGCGACAGATTGTGCCTTGCAAGACGACCGAGGCGGCGAAGCGCAGAGCCTCAAAGACCGAGAGATTCTCGAATTTCTCGGGGAGAGCAGCTAG
- a CDS encoding glycosyltransferase, producing the protein MNSRLKLSVVVIAYNMDREMLRTIYSLSPAYQRGVTGSEYEVIVVDNGSESPLKTDHWISRPGWKIRFFRLPPGDVSPCSAINAGVENARASHVCVMVDGARMLSPGVIDGILQQIRISSDSFVFTLGWHLGPQPQNVSITQGYSQKLEDKMLRQARWREDGYRLFDIASLAASSRGGWFSSINESNCFAISRAQFKVMGGFDQRFVSPGGGLVNLDFFKRAVESALLKPCVLLGEGSFHQVHGGVATNVPMEDHPGSVFAEEYQNIRGLAYQSPIYEPLYVGRLSQSARRFLS; encoded by the coding sequence TTGAATTCGCGGCTGAAGCTCTCGGTTGTAGTTATTGCCTACAATATGGATCGTGAGATGCTTCGGACAATTTATTCGCTTTCTCCTGCTTATCAGCGTGGTGTTACCGGTTCGGAGTACGAAGTAATTGTTGTCGACAATGGTTCTGAAAGTCCTCTAAAAACTGATCATTGGATTTCTAGGCCCGGATGGAAGATTCGATTTTTTCGTCTCCCTCCCGGTGATGTCTCTCCCTGTTCTGCGATTAATGCAGGTGTCGAAAATGCCCGTGCATCTCACGTTTGCGTCATGGTTGATGGAGCTCGCATGTTGTCGCCTGGAGTTATTGATGGAATTTTGCAGCAGATTCGAATATCTTCTGACTCCTTTGTCTTCACATTGGGCTGGCACCTAGGTCCCCAGCCTCAAAATGTGTCAATCACCCAGGGCTATTCCCAAAAATTAGAAGATAAAATGTTGCGCCAAGCTCGTTGGCGAGAAGATGGTTATCGGCTGTTTGACATTGCCAGTTTGGCTGCTTCCTCCAGAGGGGGTTGGTTTTCATCCATTAATGAGAGTAACTGCTTTGCTATTTCTCGTGCTCAATTTAAAGTGATGGGTGGTTTCGATCAGCGTTTTGTCTCTCCCGGGGGTGGCTTGGTTAATTTAGATTTTTTTAAACGGGCTGTGGAATCAGCCTTGTTGAAACCTTGTGTGCTCCTTGGCGAGGGTAGTTTTCACCAGGTTCATGGTGGTGTTGCGACGAATGTTCCGATGGAAGATCATCCTGGATCTGTTTTCGCTGAGGAGTATCAAAATATTCGTGGATTAGCGTATCAATCACCAATCTATGAGCCACTCTATGTAGGAAGATTGTCCCAATCGGCTCGTCGATTTCTCTCGTAA
- a CDS encoding glycosyltransferase family 2 protein: MTDVICIPTLKRYDLLCRLCLALTQGKDPVDSSNIIIIDNGGSLLESLCWRQISSFFTLKKPEVIIPSENLGVAGSWNYFVKNFGRCVIANDDVVFSRQVLQCFRWASMAYPNTVIFENDDPVGGFSTFLVNRPELWLEMGGFDELLNPAYFEDNDCRRRLLLAGNPSRTIPLTGWRHDNSSTLLASDESYKRMHWCLYKRNRAYYHLKWGGYPGHEIYQTPFGI, from the coding sequence ATGACGGACGTTATTTGTATTCCAACTCTAAAACGCTATGATCTGCTATGTAGACTGTGTTTGGCATTAACTCAGGGTAAAGATCCTGTAGATTCATCTAATATTATTATTATAGATAACGGTGGTAGTTTGTTGGAATCGTTATGCTGGCGGCAAATTTCTTCTTTTTTCACGCTTAAAAAACCTGAAGTAATTATTCCATCTGAAAATCTTGGTGTGGCTGGTAGTTGGAATTATTTTGTTAAAAATTTCGGGCGATGTGTCATTGCTAATGATGATGTTGTCTTTTCTCGCCAGGTTTTGCAATGTTTTCGCTGGGCTTCTATGGCGTATCCGAATACTGTGATTTTCGAAAATGACGATCCTGTTGGTGGGTTTTCTACTTTTCTTGTCAATCGTCCGGAGCTCTGGTTGGAGATGGGTGGTTTTGACGAGCTTTTGAATCCTGCATACTTTGAAGATAACGATTGTCGACGTCGTCTTTTATTGGCGGGCAACCCCTCTAGGACTATTCCTTTAACAGGTTGGCGACACGACAATTCTTCAACGCTTCTTGCTTCTGATGAAAGCTATAAGCGGATGCATTGGTGTCTCTATAAACGTAATAGGGCCTATTATCACTTGAAGTGGGGTGGTTATCCTGGGCATGAGATTTATCAAACTCCTTTTGGGATTTAA
- a CDS encoding GntR family transcriptional regulator: MRFHIQQESDIPASTQLYNQICFAIAARHYPPGHRLPSTRQLAMQTGLHRNTISKVYRQLETDGVVEAMAGSGIYVRDQQKPREIKTPPHIRNRGVTDLDREVRKCVDGLLNAGCTLQQTRELLTREIDWRLRCGARVLVSTPREDIGASMLIAEELEPCLDVPVEVVPMEELENVLETSSNGTVVTSRYFLQPIEELAKKHSVRAVAVDLNDFRNELAMLKELRPGSCVGLVSISPGILRAAEVILHSMRGNDLLLMTATPDVGSRLLALLRASSHVLCDRPSLPLVEQSLRQNRSQLMRMPQLHCAESYLSTDTIDLLRKEIGLQTPATAS; the protein is encoded by the coding sequence GTGCGATTTCATATCCAGCAGGAAAGCGACATCCCCGCGTCGACCCAGCTGTACAACCAAATCTGTTTCGCCATCGCTGCCCGGCATTACCCGCCTGGCCACCGCTTACCGAGTACGCGACAGCTGGCGATGCAGACCGGACTGCACCGCAACACGATCAGCAAGGTGTACCGCCAGCTCGAAACCGACGGTGTCGTAGAAGCCATGGCTGGATCGGGCATCTATGTGCGCGACCAGCAGAAACCGCGTGAAATCAAAACTCCACCGCACATCCGCAACCGCGGCGTCACCGATCTCGATCGGGAAGTGCGCAAATGCGTGGATGGTCTGCTGAACGCCGGCTGCACACTTCAGCAAACGCGTGAGCTGCTTACCCGGGAGATCGACTGGCGGCTGCGTTGTGGCGCCCGGGTGTTGGTGAGCACTCCCAGGGAAGACATTGGCGCTTCGATGCTGATCGCCGAGGAATTGGAACCCTGCCTCGACGTACCCGTGGAAGTGGTGCCGATGGAGGAATTGGAAAACGTGCTCGAAACATCCAGCAATGGAACGGTGGTGACGAGCCGTTACTTCCTCCAGCCCATAGAGGAGTTAGCAAAAAAACACAGCGTTCGTGCTGTAGCAGTGGATCTCAACGATTTCCGCAATGAGCTGGCCATGCTCAAAGAGCTACGCCCCGGCAGTTGTGTTGGCCTCGTGAGCATCAGCCCTGGCATCTTGCGGGCCGCCGAAGTGATCCTGCACTCGATGCGTGGCAATGACCTTCTGTTGATGACCGCCACACCAGATGTGGGGAGTCGTCTGTTGGCGCTACTCCGGGCCTCTAGCCACGTGCTCTGCGATCGCCCAAGTTTGCCCCTGGTTGAACAGAGCCTGCGCCAAAACCGGTCGCAACTGATGCGCATGCCGCAGCTGCACTGCGCCGAGAGCTACCTCAGCACCGATACGATCGATTTGCTCCGCAAGGAGATCGGCCTTCAGACCCCCGCGACCGCCAGCTGA
- a CDS encoding sulfotransferase family protein → MVILGMHRSGTSLLTGTLQEAGLVLGDVVTSAPHNRKGNREALPIRALHDDLLHSSGGSWDHPPSQVIWKPSHRALRDDIVVGYQHECFWGFKDPRSLFCLEGWLEVLPELQPVAIFRHPEAVARSLRAREGMALADGLVLWTLYNQQLLYWMDQLDVPLLHFSSDLNAFCTDAVALIDRLNLPHRMSANSLQFPDAKLHHQSSSKLPLPRDVQDLYDQLLDRKFSTLSI, encoded by the coding sequence GTGGTGATTTTGGGTATGCATCGCAGCGGTACAAGTTTATTGACTGGAACACTTCAGGAAGCTGGACTCGTGCTTGGTGATGTCGTGACCTCTGCTCCCCATAACCGTAAAGGCAATCGAGAGGCTCTTCCGATTCGTGCTTTGCATGATGATCTGTTGCATTCTTCTGGTGGTTCTTGGGATCATCCTCCGTCGCAAGTGATCTGGAAGCCTAGTCATCGTGCTCTGAGGGATGACATTGTTGTCGGCTATCAACACGAATGTTTCTGGGGTTTCAAAGATCCGCGTAGTTTGTTTTGTTTGGAGGGTTGGCTTGAGGTATTGCCGGAGCTTCAGCCAGTTGCTATCTTTCGGCATCCTGAAGCCGTGGCTCGATCTCTTAGGGCGCGTGAGGGGATGGCCTTAGCTGATGGCCTTGTTCTTTGGACGTTGTACAACCAACAGCTGCTGTACTGGATGGATCAATTGGATGTGCCCCTTTTGCATTTCAGTTCAGATCTCAACGCTTTTTGTACTGATGCCGTTGCGTTGATTGATCGATTGAACTTGCCACATAGAATGAGTGCAAATTCGCTCCAGTTTCCCGATGCAAAATTGCATCATCAGAGCTCATCTAAGCTGCCTCTGCCTCGGGATGTTCAAGATCTCTATGATCAGCTTTTAGATCGTAAATTCTCTACTCTTTCTATATAA
- the secA gene encoding preprotein translocase subunit SecA — MLKLLLGDPNARKLKRYSPIVSDINLLEEDISPLSDDELRSRTSDLRQRLFNAGDLHNQIPILDELLPEAFSIVREASKRVLGMRHFDVQLIGGMVLHEGQIAEMKTGEGKTLVATLPSYLNALTGRGVHVVTVNDYLARRDAEWMGQVHRFLGLSVGLIQQDMRPEERRRNYACDITYATNSELGFDYLRDNMAADISEVVQREFQFCVIDEVDSILIDEARTPLIISGQVEREQEKYQQAAQLAASLERSAEMGKDGIDPEGDYEVDEKQRSCTLTDEGFAKAEQTLGVQDLFDPQDPWAHYITNALKAKELFVKDVNYIVRDDEAVIVDEFTGRVMPGRRWSDGQHQAIEAKESLQIQPETQTLASITYQNFFLLYPRLAGMTGTAKTEEVEFEKTYKLQTTIVPTNRIRARQDWADQVYKTEVAKWRAVANETADIHKKARPVLVGTTSVEKSELLSSLLTEQDIPHNLLNAKPENVERESEIVAQAGRAGAVTIATNMAGRGTDIILGGNSDYMARLKLREVLLSRLVKPEDGPLPSLPVQDSATASGFSEASATVAPRVSASLYPCELSGPTDQLLAQLARDLVKAWGDRALSVLDLEERIATAAEKAPTDDAQIQSLREAIAFVRGEYDAVVKEEEARVRDAGGLHVIGTERHESRRVDNQLRGRAGRQGDPGSTRFFLSLGDNLLRIFGGERVAGLMNAFRVEEDMPIESGMLTRSLEGAQKKVETYYYDIRKQVFEYDEVMNNQRRAVYSERRRVLDGRALKKQVIGYGERTMNEIVEAYVNPDLPPEEWDLDQLVGKVKEFIYLLEDLTPAQVNGLGMDELKAFLQEQLRNAYDLKEGQIDQQRPGLMREAERFFILQQIDTLWREHLQAMDALRESVGLRGYGQKDPLIEYKNEGYDMFLEMMTNMRRNVIYSMFMFQPAAPQNQN, encoded by the coding sequence ATGCTCAAGCTCCTGCTGGGTGACCCTAATGCCCGCAAGCTGAAGCGTTATTCCCCTATTGTCAGTGATATCAACCTATTAGAAGAGGATATTTCCCCTCTGTCTGACGATGAACTTCGCAGCAGAACTTCTGATCTACGTCAGCGTCTATTTAATGCTGGTGACTTGCATAATCAGATTCCAATATTAGATGAGCTGTTACCTGAGGCTTTTTCCATTGTTCGTGAAGCCTCCAAGCGTGTTCTTGGTATGCGACATTTTGATGTTCAATTGATTGGAGGGATGGTGCTGCATGAGGGTCAGATTGCTGAGATGAAAACTGGCGAAGGCAAAACACTTGTTGCCACATTACCGAGTTATTTAAATGCTCTTACAGGTCGTGGTGTTCATGTGGTCACAGTTAATGATTATCTTGCTCGTCGTGATGCCGAGTGGATGGGTCAGGTTCATCGTTTTCTCGGATTATCTGTTGGTTTGATCCAGCAGGATATGCGTCCTGAGGAAAGACGTCGCAACTACGCTTGTGACATCACCTATGCGACCAATTCTGAGCTTGGCTTCGATTATCTTCGCGACAACATGGCTGCTGATATTTCTGAAGTAGTACAACGTGAATTTCAGTTTTGCGTGATTGATGAGGTGGATTCGATCCTCATCGACGAGGCGCGCACACCATTAATTATTTCTGGCCAGGTCGAGCGGGAGCAAGAAAAGTATCAACAAGCTGCCCAGTTGGCCGCCTCCCTTGAACGCTCTGCGGAGATGGGCAAAGACGGCATCGATCCTGAGGGTGATTACGAGGTGGATGAAAAGCAGCGCAGCTGCACCCTTACGGATGAAGGTTTTGCAAAAGCTGAGCAGACTTTGGGTGTGCAGGATTTGTTTGATCCCCAGGACCCCTGGGCTCACTACATCACCAACGCTCTTAAGGCGAAGGAGTTGTTTGTGAAGGATGTGAATTACATCGTTCGCGATGATGAAGCGGTGATTGTCGATGAATTCACGGGTCGCGTGATGCCTGGCCGACGTTGGAGCGATGGGCAGCACCAGGCGATTGAGGCGAAGGAAAGCTTGCAGATCCAACCGGAGACCCAAACCCTCGCTTCGATTACCTATCAGAACTTCTTCCTGCTCTATCCGCGATTGGCCGGCATGACCGGCACGGCCAAAACAGAGGAAGTTGAGTTCGAGAAGACCTACAAACTGCAGACCACGATTGTTCCGACCAATCGCATTCGTGCACGTCAGGACTGGGCCGATCAGGTTTACAAAACCGAAGTAGCGAAGTGGCGGGCTGTTGCTAACGAAACCGCCGATATCCACAAAAAAGCGCGTCCGGTGCTGGTGGGCACCACGTCGGTTGAAAAGAGTGAGTTGTTGAGCAGCTTGCTAACGGAACAAGACATTCCCCACAACCTGCTCAATGCCAAACCCGAAAATGTGGAACGGGAATCTGAAATTGTGGCTCAAGCAGGCCGCGCCGGTGCTGTCACGATTGCTACCAACATGGCGGGTCGTGGCACCGACATCATCCTTGGTGGGAACAGCGATTACATGGCTCGCCTCAAGTTGCGAGAGGTGTTGCTCAGTCGCCTGGTGAAGCCTGAAGATGGTCCACTTCCATCGCTCCCTGTCCAAGATTCAGCCACTGCGTCCGGGTTCTCTGAGGCGTCCGCGACTGTTGCTCCTCGGGTTAGTGCCAGCCTTTATCCTTGTGAACTTTCGGGCCCAACCGATCAACTCCTCGCGCAGTTAGCCCGTGATCTGGTGAAGGCATGGGGTGATCGCGCCCTCAGCGTGCTCGATCTTGAGGAGCGCATTGCCACCGCTGCTGAAAAAGCCCCCACCGATGATGCTCAGATCCAATCGTTGCGGGAAGCGATTGCTTTTGTGCGCGGTGAATACGACGCAGTTGTGAAGGAGGAGGAAGCCCGTGTGCGCGATGCCGGCGGGTTGCACGTCATTGGTACCGAGCGACATGAGTCGCGCCGAGTGGACAACCAGCTTCGCGGTCGTGCTGGACGTCAGGGCGACCCCGGTTCCACACGCTTTTTCCTCTCGCTGGGCGACAACCTGCTGCGCATTTTTGGTGGCGAGCGTGTTGCCGGTTTGATGAATGCATTCCGGGTTGAGGAAGACATGCCGATTGAGTCGGGCATGCTGACACGCTCTCTTGAAGGGGCTCAGAAAAAAGTCGAGACGTACTATTACGACATCCGTAAGCAGGTGTTTGAGTACGACGAGGTGATGAACAACCAGCGCCGTGCTGTGTATTCTGAACGCCGTCGTGTGTTGGATGGCCGTGCGTTGAAGAAGCAAGTGATTGGGTATGGCGAGCGAACGATGAATGAAATCGTGGAGGCTTATGTGAATCCGGATTTGCCCCCTGAGGAATGGGATTTGGATCAACTGGTCGGCAAGGTAAAGGAATTTATTTACTTGCTTGAAGATCTCACCCCTGCCCAAGTGAATGGTTTGGGGATGGACGAGCTCAAGGCTTTTCTCCAGGAGCAATTGCGCAATGCTTACGACCTCAAAGAGGGTCAGATTGATCAGCAACGTCCTGGTCTGATGCGGGAGGCCGAGCGCTTCTTCATTCTTCAGCAAATCGATACCCTTTGGCGCGAACATCTCCAGGCGATGGATGCGCTTCGGGAATCCGTTGGCCTAAGAGGCTATGGACAGAAGGATCCGCTTATCGAATACAAGAATGAGGGGTACGACATGTTCTTGGAGATGATGACCAATATGCGTCGCAATGTCATCTATTCGATGTTTATGTTCCAGCCTGCTGCACCTCAGAACCAGAATTGA
- a CDS encoding tetratricopeptide repeat protein: MNSNKVSIYNRIKEGQEEEVLKPENYLDMGFDYHVKAEYEKAIRAYEIGTRIDKLNDKIYCKMGLTYHNLGKHNIAIKYYKKATKINKENSEAQYYLGFIYLQENQDEKAIKYLKDALNLNPEISRAYYYLCEALTRNNRKEEAVNIIKKRIELNCPLITPDDIFTFGEVMRKRAIEKHESNDKIKIILDLLLKSINKRGIVCFGDSHRSVFNNIQKINCYNTGSGTAYNLNNDKSTSGSGKRIKKVLENINKDEYAILLVYGEIDCMEHIMKNSYREDKNIDEITTKLAVKYTEYIRNLKNEGYTVLVYGPALSGFSFNSHGTQEERNRIMRNFNEQIEKNLSTEKRVYFGSINKIVTNDMYEPEMKLSKDGRHLDNFPQGSKIVQGMIIGEFIKDIYSKRKKIKNYAKRERNYAEGKPYAIVFDKSDTGIYINEELCFVKSKSIKLKEKEKMTIVIDMLNHYKIKNIIIAIERIDEGYIDAKKIVMAEKVMLFNEKKITCHSAEMDESRHNSCCIIKGNIIARGVLIEIKNHMPRETTFMLRNIEII, from the coding sequence ATGAATTCGAATAAAGTAAGTATATACAACAGGATAAAAGAGGGACAAGAGGAAGAAGTTTTGAAACCGGAAAACTATCTAGACATGGGTTTCGATTACCACGTAAAAGCTGAATACGAAAAAGCAATAAGAGCCTATGAAATAGGAACAAGAATAGACAAGTTGAACGATAAAATATACTGCAAGATGGGATTAACATATCACAATCTAGGAAAGCATAATATTGCAATAAAGTACTATAAAAAAGCAACAAAAATAAATAAAGAGAATAGTGAAGCTCAGTACTATCTTGGATTTATATATTTACAGGAAAATCAAGATGAAAAAGCTATTAAGTATCTAAAAGATGCGTTAAACCTTAATCCAGAAATAAGCAGGGCATACTACTACTTATGCGAAGCATTAACAAGAAATAATAGAAAAGAGGAAGCAGTTAATATAATTAAAAAGAGAATTGAGCTAAATTGTCCATTAATAACACCAGACGATATCTTTACATTTGGTGAAGTTATGAGAAAAAGAGCAATAGAGAAGCATGAATCAAATGACAAAATAAAAATTATATTAGATCTTCTTCTAAAAAGTATTAACAAAAGGGGGATAGTATGTTTTGGAGACTCGCATAGGAGTGTATTTAACAACATACAGAAAATAAATTGCTATAACACAGGATCAGGTACTGCATATAATTTAAATAATGATAAAAGCACTTCAGGAAGCGGCAAAAGGATTAAAAAAGTACTGGAAAATATAAACAAAGATGAATATGCGATACTACTTGTATATGGCGAAATAGATTGCATGGAACATATAATGAAAAATTCATACAGAGAGGATAAGAATATAGATGAAATAACAACAAAGCTGGCAGTAAAGTATACAGAGTATATAAGGAATCTCAAGAATGAAGGTTACACAGTACTAGTGTACGGACCAGCGCTTAGTGGGTTTTCTTTCAATTCACACGGAACACAAGAAGAAAGAAATAGAATAATGAGGAATTTTAATGAGCAAATAGAGAAAAATTTGAGCACAGAAAAGCGAGTATACTTTGGTAGTATAAATAAAATCGTAACAAATGATATGTATGAACCTGAAATGAAATTAAGTAAAGATGGGAGACATTTGGATAACTTTCCGCAAGGGTCAAAAATAGTACAAGGAATGATAATAGGGGAGTTCATAAAAGATATATATTCGAAAAGAAAGAAGATTAAAAATTATGCAAAAAGAGAAAGAAACTATGCTGAAGGCAAGCCATACGCAATAGTATTTGATAAATCAGATACAGGGATTTACATAAATGAAGAGCTGTGTTTTGTCAAAAGTAAATCGATAAAGTTAAAAGAGAAAGAAAAGATGACAATAGTAATCGACATGCTAAATCATTACAAAATAAAAAATATTATCATTGCAATAGAGAGAATTGACGAAGGATACATCGATGCAAAAAAAATTGTTATGGCAGAGAAAGTAATGCTATTTAATGAGAAAAAAATAACATGTCATTCAGCAGAAATGGATGAATCAAGACATAATTCATGTTGCATAATAAAGGGTAATATAATTGCAAGAGGAGTTTTGATTGAAATTAAAAATCATATGCCAAGAGAAACGACATTCATGTTAAGGAATATAGAAATAATCTGA
- a CDS encoding sulfotransferase family protein: MGRRLSFLICGAQKSGTSALHQYLRNHPEINLPQTKELHIFDNELSDWSDQEIEKIDRRIEKHYERQSKTKHCGEATPNSMWWEPSMKRIWRYNPEIRLIAVLRNPITRAYANWRMEQLRGRDNKEIPLTLEEEEINCRKSLPLQDRTCSYLSRGFYTEQIRRVWRYFPREQFLAIKQDDLLYHPVQTLQIVYHHLQLEPRGFEKEILVDSWESHPSKDQGNFLPNPTDIPKAIPENIFSALFKIYDGEIKKLEKLLGWDCKNWINHDKAY; encoded by the coding sequence ATGGGACGTCGATTATCATTTCTTATATGTGGTGCCCAAAAGAGTGGAACAAGTGCATTGCATCAATACCTACGAAACCACCCTGAAATCAATCTTCCCCAAACAAAAGAACTTCATATTTTTGATAACGAACTCTCAGACTGGTCTGATCAAGAGATAGAGAAAATTGATAGGAGGATAGAAAAACACTACGAGCGACAGAGCAAGACAAAACATTGCGGGGAAGCCACCCCAAATAGCATGTGGTGGGAACCATCCATGAAAAGAATTTGGCGATATAATCCAGAAATAAGACTAATCGCAGTCCTAAGAAATCCCATCACACGCGCATACGCGAATTGGCGAATGGAGCAGTTAAGGGGGAGAGACAATAAAGAGATACCGCTAACCCTTGAAGAAGAAGAAATTAACTGCCGCAAATCCCTTCCATTACAAGACAGAACCTGCTCGTATTTAAGCAGAGGCTTTTACACAGAACAGATAAGAAGGGTCTGGAGATATTTTCCACGCGAGCAATTTCTAGCGATAAAACAGGATGACCTTTTATACCATCCAGTACAAACACTTCAAATTGTTTACCATCACCTTCAATTAGAGCCAAGGGGGTTTGAAAAAGAAATTTTAGTTGATTCATGGGAATCACATCCATCCAAAGACCAAGGAAACTTTTTGCCGAACCCCACTGACATACCAAAAGCAATTCCCGAAAATATCTTTTCAGCACTTTTTAAAATCTATGACGGCGAAATTAAAAAATTAGAAAAACTACTGGGATGGGATTGCAAAAACTGGATCAATCACGATAAGGCTTATTAA
- a CDS encoding glycosyltransferase — protein MFRSTNFQDDAPAARVLFSLRKYGLSSAIRQLDIEISNNNSGLLLAELNFRLRGHSSPRLIIDTIWLKSQYGGISRVWFNLLNSLSLPGLVTDQSPVALISRSPNSAKFVGFDIFHGSSINPLDFASLDMASSENHTFASHWKADVFCSTWITRSSSASPYCPEMVLFHDCIPELFSSTCPSMLETRRRWILFAKSFLTVSLDSSLAIQSFYDVPASNIRWCHPSYFFDYLPLSTSVPSFTSLQQKLLLRLPFIVLPGSGSVGSYKNPELLARALCSPSLLHCQLLVTGVNARNVCNSILEHFPSLHGRVFAAGFTDSELSSVFRHATAVVIPSLVEGFGLPVLEVLASNGFPIISDVPGLREAGSECVLRFNPYDVDELISLLNLILDKSSRQMISQYLLPRKIRRLSRLNPDLFCLCFLAQVRSASDF, from the coding sequence ATGTTTCGTTCAACTAATTTTCAAGATGATGCTCCTGCTGCGCGTGTTCTATTCTCTCTTCGCAAATATGGTCTTTCTTCAGCCATCCGTCAATTAGATATTGAGATTTCTAATAATAATTCAGGTTTGCTTCTTGCTGAGCTCAATTTTCGACTTCGTGGCCACTCTTCTCCTAGGCTTATTATAGATACTATATGGCTTAAGTCTCAATATGGTGGTATCTCTAGGGTTTGGTTTAACTTGCTTAATTCGTTATCTCTTCCTGGTTTAGTTACTGATCAATCTCCTGTTGCGTTGATTTCGCGTTCCCCTAATTCTGCGAAATTTGTTGGTTTTGATATCTTTCATGGCTCTTCTATTAACCCTTTAGATTTTGCATCCTTAGACATGGCTTCATCTGAAAATCATACTTTTGCTTCTCATTGGAAGGCTGATGTTTTTTGTTCAACATGGATTACAAGGTCCTCTTCAGCCAGTCCTTACTGCCCCGAGATGGTCCTTTTCCATGACTGTATCCCTGAACTCTTCTCTTCTACATGTCCCAGCATGTTAGAGACACGAAGACGTTGGATCCTCTTCGCTAAATCCTTTCTTACTGTTTCATTAGATAGTAGCTTAGCAATTCAGTCTTTTTATGATGTGCCAGCTTCTAACATTCGCTGGTGTCATCCTTCCTACTTCTTTGATTACTTACCTCTCTCGACTTCTGTTCCTAGTTTTACTTCTCTTCAACAAAAATTGCTTTTAAGACTACCTTTTATTGTCCTCCCTGGTTCTGGGTCTGTTGGTTCATATAAAAATCCTGAGTTATTAGCCCGTGCTCTTTGTAGTCCTTCCCTTCTTCACTGCCAATTGCTCGTTACAGGCGTTAATGCACGTAACGTCTGTAATAGCATTTTAGAGCATTTTCCTTCATTGCATGGTCGTGTTTTTGCTGCAGGTTTTACTGATTCTGAGCTGTCTTCAGTCTTTAGGCATGCCACCGCTGTTGTTATTCCCAGTCTTGTAGAAGGTTTTGGCTTGCCTGTGCTTGAGGTTCTTGCGTCAAATGGTTTTCCCATCATTTCTGATGTCCCTGGTCTACGTGAAGCTGGTTCTGAGTGCGTCTTGAGATTTAATCCTTATGACGTTGATGAACTTATTTCTCTTCTCAATCTTATCCTCGACAAAAGTTCCCGGCAAATGATATCTCAATATCTTCTTCCCCGAAAAATACGTCGTCTTTCCAGGCTCAATCCTGATTTATTTTGTTTGTGTTTTCTGGCTCAGGTCCGTTCAGCATCTGACTTTTAA